In Quercus lobata isolate SW786 chromosome 12, ValleyOak3.0 Primary Assembly, whole genome shotgun sequence, a genomic segment contains:
- the LOC115971663 gene encoding pectin acetylesterase 8-like, which yields MADISINEIIIFSIYFHFKINPFHSSKSCTILIVFFQIKNILVPTIVDPHGTWHNCRRNIKKCSDDQIQTMQGFRLDFLKALENTGNSSSKGLFIDSCYDHCQTELQETWLFDDSPLLAKTTIAKAVGDWYYDRRPFQKIDCPYPCNPTCHNLVTVLQKNTQNYRLMSKFIIYMNDSYR from the exons ACATATctataaatgaaattattatttttagtatctactttcatttcaaaattaatccCTTTCATTCCTCTAAGAGCTGTACTATACTCATTGTTTTCTTTCAGATTAAAAACATTTTGGTACCAACTATAGTTGATCCTCATGGCACCTGGCATAATTGCAGACGTAATATAAAGAAGTGCTCGGACGATCAAATTCAAACCATGCAAG GTTTTAGGCTTGACTTCTTAAAAGCATTGGAAAACACTGGCAACTCTTCATCTAAGGGACTATTTATCGACTCTTGCTATGACCACTGCCAAACCGAATTGCAGGAGACATGGTTATTTGATGATTCTCCATTGCTGGCTAAAACA ACAATTGCAAAGGCTGTTGGAGACTGGTATTATGACCGAAGGCCCTTCCAAAAGATAGATTGCCCTTATCCTTGCAACCCCACTTGCCACAACCTTGTTACCGTTTTACAAAAGAACACCCAGAACTATAGATTAATgtcaaaatttatcatttatatgAATGATAGTTATAGGTAA